A stretch of DNA from Gemmatimonadota bacterium:
GGCCAGGACCTCGAGCGCCCCGAGATGGGCCGCCGCCTTGGCGCCGCCTCCCGAAAGCACCGCCGTCACCGCCTTCTTCATCAGGACCGGCGGGCCTCGTACTGGGCTTGGGCCGCCTGGTACCGGGCGTGTTCTTCCGCGGTTTCGGGGACCAGCCGGGGCACCCGGCACGACTTGTGGTTGCGGTCGATCGCTACGAACACCACCCGGGCGGTGTGGGTATGGACCCGGGCCCCGGTCGCGATGTTCTCGGAGTAGACCTGCACCGTGATCGACATCGAACTATTGCCGACGAAGTCGACCGTGGCGAGGCAGGTGACCAGGGCCCCCACCGGGATGGCGTGGTGGAAGTCGAGCCGGTCGATCGACTTCGTGACTGCGGGCCCCCCGGCATGGCGCATCGCGGCGACCGCGGCCGCTTGGTCGACCAAGGCCATCAAGTCGCCGCCGAAGAGGTCGCCGAGGACGTTTTGCATGTGCGGCATGACGAAGGTGCTGATTTCGCCCTTCGAGAACGCCATTGGATGGGATTCCGGCATCGTCAGTAGTCCACCGGGCGAAGATAGAACTCGCCGATGGCGGTGGGCGACAACATGGCCACCGTCGGAAGCTTTCGCTTCCAGTGGGTCGAGTCGAGCCGGCGCTTGACCGTGACCACTTCCGCGGCCGAGAAGCCCAGCTGCTCGATCGCTTCGCTCGAATATCCCGACAACACCCAGTGCAAGATCAGATCGGCCCGGGCGTAGCTGATCCCGAAATCGCCTTCGTCGGTCTGGCCGGCCACCAAGTCCGCGGTCGGCGCCTTGTCGACGATGGCGGCGGGAACGCCAAGATGGCGTGCCAAGGCCCAGACCTGGGTCTTGAAGAGATCGCCGATCGGGTTGACCGGCGGCGAATCGTCGGCGTGCCAGGTGAAATACCCGAACAACCGTTCCGTCTTGTTGCCGGTGCCTAACGGGATTGCCCGGGTGGCCGCCGAGAGATCGAAGAGCG
This window harbors:
- a CDS encoding acyl-CoA thioesterase produces the protein MPESHPMAFSKGEISTFVMPHMQNVLGDLFGGDLMALVDQAAAVAAMRHAGGPAVTKSIDRLDFHHAIPVGALVTCLATVDFVGNSSMSITVQVYSENIATGARVHTHTARVVFVAIDRNHKSCRVPRLVPETAEEHARYQAAQAQYEARRS